From Diadema setosum chromosome 5, eeDiaSeto1, whole genome shotgun sequence, the proteins below share one genomic window:
- the LOC140228871 gene encoding protein Wnt-8b-like, which yields MDALHPVMFRSLLVFTLLLVQAPVFQGILWSPVSNVLLSGSKGHTKYVESVSAGINRAVGECRYQFRWDKWNCPRDAVFSSAQATREMSFVQAIASAGVMYTLTRNCSQGVFEKCGCDDKRSGETGGDGWTWGGCSDNVRFGERTARDIMDATEKSQGAITVMNLHNNEAGRKAVKQTLQRTCKCHGVSGSCSLKTCWNQVASFRVIGDRIKRKYFDAVRVDFVSGKLIDGNRAEDRVARDVMTAALNRRDLVFLEQSPDYCFANITIGTKGTAGRECLVRDVDINDQLVPPSSSLSAVTSPAEDSRSSLRWMKQSCSRLCRSCGMAVKKTTVTVTTSCNCNFVWCCSVKCDTCRRTVTKRTCQPI from the exons ATGGATGCTCTTCATCCCGTGATGTTCCGGAGCCTACTCGTCTTCACTCTACTTCTTGTTCAAGCACCCGTCTTTCAGGGGATTCTATG GTCTCCAGTCAGCAATGTCCTACTGTCGGGATCCAAG GGTCACACGAAGTACGTGGAGAGCGTTTCGGCGGGAATCAACAGGGCGGTCGGCGAGTGTCGCTACCAGTTTCGCTGGGACAAGTGGAACTGTCCGAGAGATGCCGTCTTCTCAAGCGCACAAG CTACCAGAGAGATGTCGTTCGTGCAAGCCATCGCCTCGGCGGGAGTCATGTACACACTCACCCGGAACTGCAGCCAAGGTGTCTTCGAGAAGTGCGGCTGTGATGACAAGCGATCCGGCGAAACAG GTGGTGACGGCTGGACGTGGGGTGGTTGCAGCGACAACGTCCGGTTCGGCGAGCGTACGGCCCGTGACATCATGGACGCCACAGAGAAGTCACAGGGCGCCATCACCGTCATGAATCTGCACAACAACGAAGCCGGACGCAAG GCAGTGAAGCAGACTCTTCAGCGAACCTGTAAGTGTCATGGCGTTTCCGGCTCGTGCTCCCTGAAGACCTGTTGGAACCAGGTGGCCAGCTTCCGCGTCATCGGCGACCGCATCAAGCGCAAGTACTTCGACGCCGTCCGGGTGGACTTCGTCAGCGGCAAGCTCATCGACGGCAACCGAGCGGAGGACCGCGTCGCCCGCGACGTCATGACTGCAGCGCTCAACCGACGCGATCTCGTCTTCCTGGAGCAGTCGCCGGACTACTGTTTCGCCAACATCACCATCGGCACCAAGGGCACTGCCGGCCGCGAGTGTCTGGTGAGAGACGTCGACATCAACGACCAGCTGGTGCCGCCCTCGTCTTCCTTGTCGGCTGTGACGTCGCCTGCCGAGGACTCCAGATCGTCGCTGCGATGGATGAAGCAGAGCTGCAGCAGGCTGTGCCGGAGCTGCGGCATGGCTGTGAAGAAGACCACGGTGACCGTCACGACCAGCTGCAACTGCAACTTCGTCTGGTGCTGTTCGGTGAAGTGCGACACCTGTCGACGGACTGTGACCAAGCGAACGTGCCAGCCCATCTGA